A genomic window from Prochlorococcus sp. RS04 includes:
- a CDS encoding PD-(D/E)XK nuclease family protein: protein MSDIIKLSRSTVEKYLSCPRCCVLDKKYQIKPPSLPFTLNIAVDNLCKNEFDYYRKIQEPHPLFIEYGIDAVPFQHKDLERWRSNFQGIRYMSVEHNYDFGGAVDDIWQKKNGDLIIVDVKATSRNNFDWSETFNKYEYAKAYKRQLEMYQWLFKKNGFQVAKEAYLLYFNGKKNEKLFNNQLNFDVHLIKLDCSTAWVENKIIDAVNLLRSDVFPKPSLNCEYCNYLKKRWQLSTT from the coding sequence ATGTCCGATATTATTAAACTAAGTCGATCTACAGTTGAGAAATATCTTAGTTGTCCAAGATGTTGCGTATTGGACAAAAAATATCAAATAAAACCGCCATCGTTACCATTTACCTTAAATATAGCTGTAGATAATTTATGTAAAAATGAATTTGATTATTATAGAAAAATTCAGGAGCCTCATCCTTTATTTATTGAATATGGAATTGATGCTGTGCCTTTCCAACACAAAGATTTAGAACGTTGGAGGAGTAATTTCCAAGGAATAAGATATATGTCAGTTGAACATAACTATGATTTTGGTGGAGCTGTGGATGATATTTGGCAAAAAAAAAATGGTGATCTTATTATCGTTGATGTAAAAGCAACATCTAGAAATAATTTTGATTGGTCTGAGACTTTTAATAAATACGAATATGCAAAAGCTTATAAGAGACAATTAGAAATGTATCAGTGGCTATTTAAAAAAAACGGTTTTCAAGTAGCAAAAGAAGCTTATCTTTTATATTTCAATGGAAAGAAAAATGAAAAATTATTTAATAACCAATTAAATTTTGACGTACATCTTATTAAATTAGATTGTTCTACTGCATGGGTAGAAAATAAGATAATTGATGCGGTTAATTTATTACGTTCTGATGTTTTTCCAAAACCTTCCTTAAATTGTGAATACTGTAATTATTTAAAGAAGCGTTGGCAATTATCGACAACTTAG
- a CDS encoding diflavin flavoprotein, which translates to MSEINISLIEENQNFSQFEIAENFTCIRFLDHNKERFELEFNLEKGTSFNTFLIRNNEELFIIYPPEKQYLNSFNKIISNFFNHFKLKKINVISGHINPQIIETIKNLSKQFKDLTITCSNPGFKLISELWNQRNPNLKDFVEIQLPEINIIKKELYLELENISLELIPIPTARWPGGLIIYERNQEILLSEKIFSAHIASEYWSETNRVSTEIDRKHFYDCLMAPMSNQVVSITEKIADYDIKTIAPLHGPAIEYSLKSFLNDYIRWGENLTRNNPKIALIYASAYGNTASIGDALAKGINRTSVEVESINCEFTSNDVLIKSIQNADGYLIGSPTLGGHAPTPIVSALGTLLSEGNRDKPVGIFGSFGWSGEAIDLLESKLKDGGFHFSFDPIRIKFSPNKPKIKELEEIGTHFGRKIIKKAKKKPRKSDTGMITSKTDPKLQALGRVIGSLCVLTASKGKDENNIRGAMLASWVSQASFSPPGLSIAVAKDRSVESLLQIGDSFALNILSEKDFKKPLKRFTKPFAPGEDRFEGINIELTPNEQIIIPESLAWLDASVKERMECGDHWVIYAEVLHGNILKSDSLTAVHHRKTGANY; encoded by the coding sequence ATGTCAGAGATTAATATTAGCTTAATTGAAGAAAATCAAAACTTTTCACAATTTGAAATTGCTGAAAATTTCACTTGCATCAGATTTCTTGATCATAATAAAGAAAGATTTGAACTTGAATTTAATCTCGAAAAAGGAACATCATTTAACACTTTTTTGATAAGAAATAATGAAGAACTTTTTATTATTTATCCACCTGAAAAGCAATATTTAAATTCATTTAACAAGATAATTTCTAACTTTTTTAATCATTTTAAATTAAAAAAAATTAACGTCATCTCTGGACATATCAATCCCCAGATAATAGAAACTATAAAAAACTTAAGTAAGCAATTTAAAGACTTAACTATAACTTGCTCAAATCCTGGCTTTAAACTTATTAGTGAACTTTGGAATCAAAGAAATCCTAACTTAAAAGACTTCGTCGAAATTCAATTACCCGAAATTAACATAATCAAGAAAGAACTTTATTTAGAATTAGAAAACATTTCACTAGAGTTAATTCCTATTCCAACTGCACGTTGGCCTGGAGGACTAATAATTTATGAACGTAATCAAGAAATACTCCTAAGCGAAAAAATTTTCTCTGCTCATATTGCATCTGAATATTGGTCTGAGACAAATCGAGTAAGTACAGAAATTGATAGAAAACACTTTTATGATTGTTTGATGGCACCAATGTCTAATCAAGTGGTATCAATAACTGAAAAAATTGCAGATTATGACATCAAAACTATTGCACCATTGCACGGTCCAGCTATCGAATATAGCTTAAAAAGCTTTTTAAATGACTATATTCGATGGGGTGAAAATCTCACAAGAAATAATCCTAAAATCGCTCTTATTTATGCAAGTGCTTATGGAAATACAGCTTCCATAGGGGATGCTTTGGCAAAAGGGATAAATAGAACCTCTGTTGAAGTAGAAAGTATTAATTGTGAATTTACATCAAATGATGTACTTATAAAATCTATCCAAAATGCTGATGGATATTTAATCGGATCTCCCACACTTGGGGGGCACGCCCCAACACCTATTGTAAGTGCATTAGGGACATTATTATCAGAGGGCAACAGAGATAAACCAGTTGGGATTTTTGGAAGTTTCGGCTGGAGCGGTGAGGCGATAGATTTACTTGAATCAAAATTAAAAGACGGCGGTTTTCACTTTAGTTTTGATCCTATAAGAATTAAATTCAGTCCAAATAAACCAAAAATTAAAGAGCTAGAAGAAATAGGAACCCATTTTGGGAGAAAAATTATAAAAAAAGCTAAGAAAAAACCCAGAAAATCAGATACTGGGATGATTACAAGTAAAACGGATCCAAAGTTACAAGCTCTTGGAAGAGTAATTGGTTCACTGTGTGTTCTAACTGCTTCTAAAGGAAAAGATGAGAATAATATCAGAGGAGCTATGCTTGCATCTTGGGTTAGTCAAGCAAGTTTTTCTCCACCAGGATTAAGTATTGCAGTAGCAAAAGATAGATCGGTAGAGTCTCTTCTGCAAATAGGAGATTCATTTGCGTTAAATATTTTAAGTGAAAAAGATTTTAAAAAACCTTTGAAAAGATTCACAAAGCCATTTGCACCCGGAGAAGATAGATTTGAAGGAATAAATATTGAATTAACTCCTAATGAACAGATAATCATTCCTGAATCGCTCGCATGGTTAGATGCTTCTGTAAAAGAGAGAATGGAATGTGGAGATCATTGGGTAATTTACGCTGAAGTACTACACGGTAATATACTAAAATCCGATAGTCTCACGGCAGTTCATCACCGCAAAACAGGTGCTAACTATTAA
- the cbiD gene encoding cobalt-precorrin-5B (C(1))-methyltransferase CbiD translates to MKKGFSLPLWVAGAARSALNKLVGLPFKNYELIKIPNEKKEIKIEIHSVGLLKDDSHALGITFAKSGLDLDITQNLEIWTIASLEKISFSNPVQKIPINIIAGSGVGIKEDTSEICISNFAKEVLFENLLDSIPAGFNLNLEIIFPNGLFLAERTSNKSFGIVDGLSIIGTSAETYSSASPDQLEEAKNNLAKLIQNDFAGEVIFVIGENGLNLAKSYNVNLPIIKIGNWIGPLLVDAAIKKVKTVILFGYHGKLIKLAGGIFHTHNHLADARIEILIYLAVQEKLPPEIIVELSQLDNLENALQILERFNKSLADKLFKNLSNTIEKRSFTYVNRYVRTDMEIASIIFDRKRKIRWAGINGNNYISYFQ, encoded by the coding sequence TTGAAAAAAGGATTTTCTTTACCTTTGTGGGTTGCTGGAGCTGCTAGGTCAGCATTAAATAAACTAGTAGGGTTACCATTTAAGAATTATGAACTAATAAAAATTCCTAATGAAAAAAAAGAAATAAAAATCGAGATTCATTCTGTTGGATTACTTAAAGATGACTCACATGCATTAGGAATTACCTTTGCAAAGTCAGGCTTAGATCTTGACATTACACAAAACTTAGAGATATGGACAATAGCCTCTTTAGAAAAAATTTCTTTTAGTAATCCAGTTCAAAAAATTCCAATAAATATTATTGCAGGATCTGGTGTAGGCATAAAAGAAGATACATCAGAGATATGCATTTCTAATTTTGCCAAAGAAGTTTTATTTGAAAATTTGTTAGATAGTATTCCTGCCGGCTTTAATTTAAATTTAGAAATTATTTTCCCAAATGGGTTGTTTTTAGCAGAAAGAACTAGTAATAAGTCATTTGGTATTGTTGATGGATTATCTATTATTGGTACTTCTGCTGAGACTTATTCGAGTGCTTCACCTGATCAATTAGAAGAGGCTAAAAATAATCTAGCAAAGTTAATTCAAAATGATTTTGCAGGGGAAGTGATATTTGTTATTGGTGAAAATGGGTTAAATTTGGCTAAAAGTTATAATGTTAATTTGCCAATTATCAAAATTGGAAATTGGATAGGACCATTATTAGTTGATGCTGCAATAAAAAAAGTTAAAACTGTTATTCTTTTTGGTTATCATGGGAAATTAATTAAATTAGCAGGCGGTATTTTTCATACGCATAATCATTTGGCTGATGCAAGAATTGAGATTCTTATTTATTTAGCTGTTCAAGAAAAGCTACCACCTGAAATAATAGTTGAATTATCTCAGTTAGATAATCTTGAGAATGCATTACAAATTCTTGAGAGATTTAATAAATCTTTAGCTGATAAATTATTCAAGAATTTATCAAATACGATCGAAAAGCGTTCTTTTACTTATGTTAATAGGTATGTAAGAACCGATATGGAAATCGCATCAATCATTTTTGATAGAAAAAGGAAAATTAGGTGGGCTGGAATTAACGGCAATAATTATATTTCTTATTTTCAATGA
- a CDS encoding pyridoxal-phosphate-dependent aminotransferase family protein, with amino-acid sequence MIPGPTPVPEKVLQALSKHPIGHRSKEFQDLVESTTKNLQWLHQTQNDVLTITGSGTAAMEAGIINTLSKGDKVICGENGKFGERWVKVAKVFGLEVIKIDSEWGTPLDPEEFKKVLEEDNQKEIKAVILTHSETSTGVINDLETISSYIRAHNTALSIVDCVTSLGACNVPVDEWELDIVASGSQKGYMIPPGLSFIAMSQKAWEAAEKSNLPKFYLNLKSYRKSLLTNSNPYTPAVNLVFALDEALKMMREEGLDNIFQRHNKHKLAMSNAVKALNLKLFADEKYLSPSITAIKTEGIDAEEFRKTIKNNFDILLAGGQDHLKGKIFRVGHLGYVNDRDIITVVSAMSNTLLKLGKISAQQAGEALVMASKYLKGN; translated from the coding sequence ATGATTCCTGGACCCACACCAGTTCCAGAAAAAGTTTTACAAGCATTAAGTAAGCATCCAATAGGCCATCGCAGTAAAGAATTTCAAGATCTCGTAGAGAGCACAACAAAAAATTTACAGTGGCTTCATCAAACTCAAAATGATGTTCTAACAATCACTGGTAGTGGGACTGCCGCAATGGAAGCTGGAATAATAAATACCTTAAGTAAAGGAGATAAAGTCATTTGTGGAGAAAATGGAAAATTTGGCGAAAGATGGGTAAAAGTTGCAAAAGTATTTGGTCTGGAAGTAATAAAAATTGATTCCGAATGGGGCACGCCACTTGATCCAGAAGAATTCAAAAAGGTATTAGAAGAAGATAACCAAAAAGAAATAAAGGCGGTTATTTTGACTCATTCTGAAACATCAACAGGTGTAATTAATGATTTAGAAACCATTAGTTCATATATTCGCGCCCACAACACAGCTTTATCAATTGTTGACTGCGTTACAAGTCTTGGAGCTTGCAATGTACCAGTAGATGAATGGGAATTAGATATCGTTGCTTCAGGATCACAAAAGGGATATATGATACCTCCAGGGCTTAGCTTTATAGCAATGAGCCAAAAAGCATGGGAAGCTGCAGAAAAATCTAATTTACCAAAATTTTATTTAAATTTAAAATCCTACAGAAAAAGTCTTTTAACTAACAGTAATCCATATACCCCAGCAGTTAATTTAGTTTTTGCTTTAGATGAAGCTTTAAAGATGATGAGAGAAGAAGGGTTAGATAATATTTTCCAAAGACACAATAAACACAAATTAGCAATGAGCAATGCAGTAAAAGCTTTAAATCTAAAATTATTTGCTGATGAAAAATATTTAAGTCCGTCAATTACTGCGATAAAAACTGAAGGGATTGATGCTGAAGAATTTAGAAAAACAATAAAGAATAATTTTGATATTTTACTTGCAGGTGGTCAAGATCATCTGAAGGGGAAAATATTCAGAGTTGGACATCTAGGTTATGTAAACGATAGAGATATTATTACGGTAGTTTCAGCTATGAGTAATACACTTCTCAAGCTCGGTAAAATTTCAGCTCAACAAGCTGGTGAAGCATTAGTTATGGCATCAAAATATTTAAAGGGAAATTAA
- a CDS encoding diflavin flavoprotein, which translates to MLASAQTSNSKLAQINNKLTVQSQNFAIDSCAIRSLDWDRSRFDIEFGLRNGTTYNSFIIKGEKLAIIDTSHAKFEELWFEELLKEVNPQEVDYLITSHTEPDHSGLIGNLLELNKNITVVGSKLALKFIEDQIHVPFKRLEVKSGEFLNLGTNPNSGLEHNIEFISAPNLHWPDTIFSYDHSTHVLYTCDAFGLHYCSDEFYDTDQKEIYDDFRFYYDCLMGPNARSVLQAIKRIDKLPELKTIAVGHGPLLHNQVNFWKGKYQEWSSNKSKGNDFVSVCYISDYGYCDRLSQAISHGISKADAQVQLIDLRSSDPQELTGLISESKAVVIPTWPVDSDNELKESLGTLFAALKSKQFTAVYDAFGGNDEPIDSLASKLRELGQKEAFSPLRVKNIPDPIIYQQFEEAGTDLGQLINKKKNIASMKSLDSNLDKALGRLSGGLYVVTASQGEGSTFRQSAMVASWVSQASFSPPGITVAVAKDRAIESYMQVGEGFVVNILREDNYQKMFRHFLKRFAPGADRFADVDVISNIAEGGPVLSDSLAFLDCKVSSRLETPDHWIIYGIVENGNVSDLSCKTAVHHRKVANHY; encoded by the coding sequence ATGCTAGCCTCTGCCCAGACAAGTAATTCTAAATTGGCACAAATAAATAACAAGTTGACAGTTCAATCTCAAAACTTCGCTATTGATTCTTGTGCCATAAGATCTCTGGATTGGGATCGCAGTAGATTTGATATTGAATTTGGCTTAAGAAATGGCACTACTTACAATAGCTTTATTATTAAAGGTGAAAAACTAGCAATAATTGATACTAGTCACGCAAAATTCGAAGAATTATGGTTTGAAGAATTACTAAAAGAGGTAAATCCACAAGAAGTGGATTATCTAATTACAAGCCATACAGAACCTGATCATTCTGGATTAATAGGTAATCTTCTAGAATTAAACAAAAATATCACAGTAGTAGGATCAAAATTAGCTCTTAAGTTTATTGAAGACCAAATACATGTTCCCTTTAAGCGACTTGAAGTTAAAAGTGGAGAGTTTTTAAATCTCGGAACTAACCCTAATAGCGGTTTAGAACATAATATTGAATTTATTAGCGCACCAAATTTACATTGGCCAGATACAATTTTTTCATATGACCACAGCACTCATGTTCTTTACACATGTGATGCATTTGGACTTCATTATTGTTCCGATGAATTTTATGACACTGATCAAAAAGAAATATATGATGATTTTCGTTTTTATTACGATTGCCTAATGGGTCCAAACGCTAGAAGCGTTCTGCAGGCAATTAAAAGAATAGATAAGCTTCCTGAATTAAAAACAATAGCTGTAGGTCATGGGCCTTTGCTTCATAATCAAGTTAATTTTTGGAAAGGAAAATATCAAGAATGGAGTAGCAATAAAAGCAAAGGTAATGATTTTGTATCAGTCTGCTATATCAGCGACTATGGTTATTGTGATCGACTAAGTCAAGCGATATCTCATGGAATAAGTAAAGCAGATGCACAAGTTCAATTAATTGATTTAAGATCTTCTGACCCCCAAGAATTAACAGGTTTAATTTCAGAGTCAAAAGCAGTAGTTATCCCTACATGGCCAGTAGATTCAGATAATGAATTAAAAGAATCCCTTGGTACTTTATTTGCAGCACTAAAATCAAAACAATTTACAGCTGTCTATGATGCATTTGGTGGAAATGATGAACCAATAGATTCTTTAGCAAGTAAATTAAGAGAACTCGGTCAAAAAGAAGCTTTCTCTCCTTTAAGAGTTAAAAACATTCCAGACCCTATTATCTACCAACAATTCGAAGAAGCTGGAACTGACTTAGGCCAATTGATCAACAAAAAGAAAAATATTGCCTCAATGAAGAGCCTTGATTCTAATTTAGATAAGGCGTTAGGAAGATTAAGTGGAGGATTATATGTAGTTACAGCTAGCCAAGGAGAAGGTTCTACATTTAGACAAAGTGCTATGGTCGCAAGTTGGGTGAGTCAGGCAAGTTTTTCTCCTCCAGGTATTACGGTTGCAGTAGCAAAAGATAGAGCTATTGAGTCATATATGCAAGTTGGAGAAGGTTTTGTTGTAAATATCTTGAGAGAAGACAACTATCAAAAAATGTTCAGACATTTTTTAAAAAGATTTGCTCCTGGAGCTGATAGATTTGCAGATGTAGATGTAATAAGCAACATTGCAGAAGGAGGACCAGTCCTATCAGATTCACTCGCCTTTCTAGATTGTAAAGTTAGTTCCAGACTGGAGACTCCTGACCATTGGATAATTTACGGAATTGTTGAAAATGGTAATGTCTCTGACTTATCATGCAAGACAGCAGTTCATCACAGAAAAGTTGCTAATCATTATTAG
- a CDS encoding NAD(P)H-dependent oxidoreductase — MTETKDLIIITASCGKNLELSEKFLEKSNELKISSEILDLTTLDIPLFNPRIHSKENIPNEIEELKKKLFKIEKWVICAPEYNGSIPPILSNFIAWLSISGDDFRNLFNGQPIAIATFSGGIGLELLTSLRIQLVHLGSQVLGRQLLSSYSKPIDTKTIEDIIQRLLQMKKLKT, encoded by the coding sequence ATGACTGAAACAAAAGATTTAATAATCATTACGGCTAGTTGCGGTAAAAATTTAGAACTTTCTGAAAAATTCCTTGAAAAAAGTAATGAACTTAAAATAAGTTCAGAAATTTTAGATCTTACCACTCTTGATATTCCATTATTTAATCCAAGAATTCACAGCAAAGAAAATATCCCAAATGAAATAGAAGAATTGAAAAAAAAGCTTTTCAAGATTGAAAAGTGGGTGATTTGTGCGCCTGAATATAATGGATCTATACCTCCCATTCTCTCCAACTTCATAGCATGGCTTTCTATTTCGGGGGATGACTTTAGGAATTTATTTAATGGTCAACCGATTGCAATAGCAACATTTTCTGGTGGTATAGGGTTAGAACTACTTACCTCATTACGCATCCAATTAGTTCATTTAGGAAGTCAAGTATTAGGGAGACAACTTTTGTCCTCATATAGTAAACCTATAGATACAAAAACTATAGAAGATATTATTCAAAGACTTTTACAAATGAAAAAATTAAAAACATAA
- the mrdA gene encoding penicillin-binding protein 2: MKTSPYKKLISLKRQPLVLLIFSSISFLLILFRLIFLQLLNYESFKKMSDENRIRLIASQPIRGKILDKNGYVLADSRVKYSLIIKPQSVNKNNWEKHKSSISNLLNIDSNEIQKKYADGLKNQKLSIIILDDLNVDQLIKFKENEGNLISFEIATKLIRNYPYKSLAAHVIGYTQPITESEYTFLSKNGYKLNDLIGRTGIEYVYEDLIRGEWGGEIVEVNSLGKFQRSLGMRPSVQGNNIELTIDLNLQLVAEEVLKDKKAGAIIVMDPRDGAIRAMASKPTFDLNFFSKDFKPEKEYNKLFNSPEKPLFNRALNAYDPGSVWKIVTALAGLESGKFPRETMLDTKPCITYGSQCFREHNDLGFGIIGYEDALRVSSNTFFYQVGYGVGVDEIHKVSRKLGFNSLSGIEISEQENIGLVASSEWAKEGRGWGQPGRTPWVPEDIASMSIGQFVVQVTPIQIARAYAAIANGGYLVTPYLVKKDEESLSDNKPIKVDIDSKNIQLIRSGLKKVVESGTGVSINYGVSNLPPVSGKTGTAEDGEGGLDHAWFVCFTPSENSELLVVAFAQNTPGGGSVHALPMAREILKVWNKKE, from the coding sequence ATAAAAACAAGTCCTTATAAAAAACTTATTTCATTAAAAAGACAACCACTAGTCTTACTTATTTTTTCTTCCATATCATTTTTATTGATTTTATTTAGGTTAATTTTTTTACAACTTTTAAATTATGAATCTTTTAAGAAGATGTCTGATGAGAATAGGATCAGACTTATTGCTTCACAGCCAATACGCGGAAAAATACTAGATAAAAATGGTTATGTTTTAGCAGATAGTAGAGTTAAATATTCTTTAATAATAAAGCCTCAATCTGTTAATAAAAACAATTGGGAAAAACATAAATCAAGTATTTCTAACTTGTTAAATATTGATAGTAATGAAATTCAAAAAAAATACGCTGATGGTCTAAAAAATCAGAAACTTTCAATAATTATTCTTGATGATTTAAATGTAGATCAATTAATAAAATTTAAGGAGAATGAAGGTAATTTAATTAGTTTTGAAATAGCTACCAAATTAATTAGAAATTATCCTTATAAATCTCTTGCTGCCCATGTGATTGGTTATACTCAGCCAATTACTGAATCAGAATATACATTCTTATCTAAGAATGGTTACAAATTAAATGACTTAATCGGTAGAACTGGAATCGAATATGTTTACGAAGATTTAATAAGAGGTGAATGGGGTGGAGAAATCGTTGAAGTAAATTCTTTAGGAAAATTTCAAAGATCATTGGGTATGAGACCTTCAGTACAAGGTAATAATATTGAACTAACAATTGACCTTAATTTGCAATTAGTTGCTGAGGAAGTTCTTAAAGATAAAAAAGCTGGAGCCATAATAGTAATGGATCCAAGAGATGGTGCAATAAGAGCAATGGCAAGTAAACCTACGTTTGATTTAAATTTTTTTTCAAAGGATTTTAAACCTGAGAAAGAATATAATAAACTTTTTAATTCTCCTGAAAAACCGTTATTTAATAGAGCATTAAATGCTTATGATCCAGGAAGTGTTTGGAAAATTGTGACGGCTTTAGCTGGCTTAGAGAGTGGCAAATTCCCTAGAGAAACTATGTTAGATACGAAACCATGTATAACTTATGGTAGCCAATGTTTTAGAGAGCATAATGATTTAGGCTTTGGGATAATAGGTTATGAAGATGCTTTAAGAGTTTCAAGTAATACATTTTTTTATCAAGTAGGTTATGGAGTAGGAGTTGATGAAATTCATAAGGTCTCACGAAAGCTTGGTTTTAATTCTTTATCTGGAATTGAAATTTCTGAACAAGAAAATATAGGATTAGTAGCTAGTAGTGAATGGGCTAAAGAAGGCAGAGGATGGGGACAACCAGGAAGAACACCTTGGGTGCCAGAAGATATTGCGAGTATGTCTATTGGACAATTTGTTGTACAAGTTACCCCTATTCAAATAGCTAGAGCATATGCCGCAATTGCAAATGGAGGTTATCTAGTTACTCCTTATCTAGTTAAAAAAGATGAAGAAAGTCTTTCAGATAATAAACCTATTAAAGTGGATATTGATTCAAAAAATATTCAGTTAATAAGAAGTGGTCTCAAGAAAGTAGTAGAGTCTGGCACAGGAGTATCAATTAATTATGGAGTTTCAAATTTACCTCCAGTTTCAGGTAAAACTGGAACTGCTGAAGACGGTGAAGGTGGATTAGATCACGCTTGGTTCGTTTGCTTTACTCCCTCTGAAAATAGCGAATTACTTGTAGTTGCTTTTGCACAAAATACTCCGGGTGGGGGATCAGTACATGCACTGCCTATGGCTAGAGAAATTTTGAAAGTTTGGAATAAAAAAGAATAA
- the guaA gene encoding glutamine-hydrolyzing GMP synthase, with the protein MSQITLKKERDPSILILDFGSQYSELIARRIRETNVFSLVVSNYISIEEIKNINPKGIILSGGPNSVYEQNAPKCDEKIFNLGIPILGICYGMQLMVKELGGSVISATKRAEYGRAPISIDKESDLLSDVEDKSIMWMSHGDSINCLPDGFNKIAHTENTLHAAISNDFKKLFGVQFHPEVIHSEFGMTVIKNFVYKISCCAADWTTETYIEETIPRIREQVGNKKVLLALSGGVDSSTLAFLLNKAIGNQLTCMFIDQGFMRKGEPEFLMNFFDKKFHIKVEYINARERFITKLKGITDPEQKRKIIGEEFIRVFEEESNRLGPFQYLAQGTLYPDVIESAGTNIDPKTGERIAVKIKSHHNVGGLPKDLQFKLVEPLRKLFKDEVRKVGAALGLPDEIIKRHPFPGPGLAIRILGEVNNEKLDCLRDADWIVRDEIKKADLYNDIWQAFAVLLPVKTVGVMGDKRTYAWPIVLRCVSSEDGMTADWSKIPFKILERIANRIVNEVDSVNRVVYDITSKPPGTIEWE; encoded by the coding sequence ATGAGTCAAATAACTTTAAAAAAAGAACGAGATCCTTCAATATTAATTTTGGATTTCGGATCTCAATATTCTGAATTGATTGCAAGAAGAATTAGAGAAACTAATGTTTTTTCTCTTGTAGTTAGTAATTACATTTCAATTGAGGAAATTAAAAATATTAACCCTAAAGGGATTATTTTGAGTGGAGGCCCAAATTCTGTATATGAACAAAATGCTCCTAAGTGCGATGAAAAAATTTTTAATTTAGGAATTCCTATTCTTGGCATATGCTATGGAATGCAATTAATGGTCAAAGAACTCGGCGGATCTGTTATTTCAGCAACCAAAAGAGCTGAATATGGTAGAGCACCAATAAGTATTGACAAAGAATCTGATCTCCTTTCTGATGTAGAAGATAAATCTATTATGTGGATGAGTCATGGCGACTCTATTAATTGTTTGCCTGATGGATTTAATAAAATTGCTCATACCGAGAACACACTACATGCAGCAATTTCAAATGACTTTAAGAAATTATTTGGCGTACAATTTCATCCTGAAGTTATTCATTCAGAGTTTGGGATGACGGTAATTAAAAATTTTGTTTATAAAATTTCTTGTTGTGCGGCTGATTGGACAACAGAAACTTATATAGAGGAAACTATTCCCAGAATAAGAGAGCAAGTTGGCAATAAAAAAGTATTGCTTGCCTTATCTGGAGGAGTTGATTCCTCAACTCTTGCTTTTCTTCTCAATAAAGCTATTGGAAATCAGCTTACATGCATGTTTATAGACCAAGGTTTCATGAGAAAAGGTGAACCAGAATTTTTAATGAATTTTTTTGATAAGAAATTTCACATAAAAGTTGAATATATTAATGCAAGGGAAAGGTTTATTACCAAATTAAAAGGTATTACTGATCCAGAACAAAAAAGAAAAATTATAGGTGAAGAATTTATCAGAGTATTCGAGGAAGAAAGCAATAGATTGGGGCCTTTTCAGTATTTAGCTCAAGGTACACTTTATCCAGATGTTATTGAAAGTGCTGGTACTAATATTGATCCTAAGACTGGTGAAAGAATAGCTGTAAAAATAAAAAGTCATCATAACGTTGGTGGATTGCCAAAAGATTTACAATTTAAATTGGTTGAGCCATTAAGAAAACTTTTTAAGGATGAAGTACGAAAAGTGGGAGCTGCTTTAGGTTTGCCGGATGAAATTATTAAAAGACATCCATTCCCAGGCCCTGGATTAGCTATAAGAATTTTGGGAGAGGTTAACAATGAAAAACTTGATTGTTTAAGAGATGCAGACTGGATAGTAAGAGATGAAATTAAAAAAGCAGATCTTTACAATGATATTTGGCAAGCTTTTGCAGTATTGCTACCTGTTAAAACTGTTGGAGTGATGGGAGATAAAAGGACTTATGCATGGCCAATAGTTTTACGTTGTGTATCAAGTGAGGATGGCATGACAGCGGATTGGTCAAAAATTCCTTTTAAGATTTTGGAGAGGATAGCAAATAGAATCGTAAACGAAGTTGATTCAGTCAATAGAGTTGTTTATGATATAACAAGCAAACCTCCTGGAACTATTGAGTGGGAGTAA